In a genomic window of Curtobacterium sp. MCBD17_035:
- a CDS encoding aldo/keto reductase, translating into METRTLGDLQVGAIGLGTMGMSAFYTGAGTDDAESVRTIHRAIDLGVSFFDTAEAYGPYTNEELLARALGDRRDDVVIATKFGLIRHVEGETTPSTERHITSDPRSVRIALEGSLRRLGTDHVDLYYQHRVDPEVPIEDVIGQLAGFVQEGKIRHIGMSEASAATIRRAHAVHPITALQSEYSLWTRDPEGEVLDTLRELGIGLVPYSPLGRGFLTGAITKPSDLDSSDFRLANPRFQEEAFAANMRIVDEVRTVADEVGGTPAQVALAWLLAQGEDLVPIPGTKRVSRLEENLGAADLTLSGEQVARLSALPAPTGDRYPDMAPIGR; encoded by the coding sequence ATGGAAACCCGCACACTCGGCGACCTGCAGGTCGGTGCGATCGGCCTCGGCACGATGGGCATGAGCGCCTTCTACACGGGCGCCGGCACGGACGACGCGGAGTCGGTCCGCACGATCCACCGGGCGATCGACCTCGGCGTCTCGTTCTTCGACACGGCGGAGGCGTACGGGCCGTACACGAACGAGGAACTCCTCGCCCGCGCGCTCGGCGACCGTCGCGACGACGTCGTCATCGCGACGAAGTTCGGCCTGATCCGTCACGTCGAGGGCGAGACGACCCCGAGCACGGAGCGGCACATCACCTCGGACCCCCGGTCGGTCCGCATCGCACTCGAGGGGTCGCTGCGCCGGCTCGGCACGGACCACGTCGACCTCTACTACCAACACCGCGTCGACCCGGAGGTCCCGATCGAGGACGTCATCGGGCAGCTCGCCGGCTTCGTGCAGGAGGGCAAGATCCGTCACATCGGCATGTCCGAGGCGAGCGCCGCCACCATCCGCCGGGCGCACGCCGTCCACCCCATCACCGCGCTCCAGAGCGAGTACTCGCTGTGGACGCGGGACCCCGAGGGCGAGGTGCTCGACACCCTGCGGGAGCTCGGCATCGGGCTCGTGCCGTACTCGCCGCTGGGCCGGGGGTTCCTGACCGGCGCGATCACGAAGCCGTCCGACCTCGACTCGAGCGACTTCCGCCTGGCGAACCCCCGGTTCCAGGAGGAGGCGTTCGCGGCGAACATGCGCATCGTCGACGAGGTGCGCACGGTCGCGGACGAGGTCGGCGGCACACCCGCGCAGGTCGCGCTCGCGTGGCTGTTGGCGCAGGGCGAGGACCTCGTGCCCATCCCGGGCACGAAGCGTGTCTCGCGGCTCGAGGAGAACCTCGGCGCGGCGGACCTCACGCTGAGCGGCGAGCAGGTCGCGCGGCTCTCCGCACTGCCGGCACCCACCGGCGACCGCTACCCGGACATGGCCCCCATCGGGCGCTGA
- a CDS encoding LCP family protein — translation MARERAAANGGIARHGRLRRSSRVAAVLRILAAVVAVAVVSSGSVAAIATWQVLQGAKPAVTLALPGVRHEAVPTLTAQSGEVNMLLVATDTRTGQGAGFTGAANQAASSGVGHNDTTILVHISQDHTHMAVVSFPRDLMVPIPACTNDDGSVTPASSRAMLNTALSRGGERHGLACVAGTISQLTGVPISYAGMVTFDGVVRMADAVGGVQVCLATPIHDHNVSPAIDLPAGTRSLSGAQAAAFLRSRDGVGDGSDLARISNQQTFMSALARQVVSAGTLTNPAKVLRLADTAFRSMTLSDTLTDPRTLARLALAVTTVGLSNMVFVQYPVVDDPEDPNRVDVAMDPAGILNAALRHDDPIALSAGSLGRSAVVDPNPPKAAAPTAPPSHAAGGPSKPATAPSSGASTPSAPATTAQLPGSVSGQSAATVTCAAGRD, via the coding sequence ATGGCGCGCGAACGTGCGGCAGCGAACGGCGGCATCGCACGGCACGGACGGCTCCGCCGCTCGAGCCGGGTCGCCGCCGTCCTCCGGATCCTCGCCGCCGTCGTCGCGGTCGCGGTCGTGAGTTCCGGTTCCGTCGCGGCGATCGCGACCTGGCAGGTCCTGCAGGGCGCCAAGCCCGCGGTGACGCTGGCGTTGCCGGGCGTGAGGCACGAGGCCGTCCCGACGCTCACCGCGCAGTCGGGTGAGGTCAACATGCTGCTCGTCGCCACCGACACCCGGACCGGGCAGGGCGCGGGGTTCACCGGCGCGGCGAACCAGGCCGCGAGTTCCGGGGTCGGGCACAACGACACGACGATCCTGGTCCACATCTCGCAGGACCACACGCATATGGCCGTCGTCAGCTTCCCCCGCGACCTCATGGTGCCCATCCCGGCGTGCACGAACGACGACGGCTCGGTCACACCGGCGTCCTCGAGGGCGATGCTCAACACGGCGCTCTCGCGCGGTGGGGAGCGCCACGGCCTCGCCTGCGTCGCGGGGACCATCAGCCAGCTGACCGGCGTTCCGATCTCCTACGCCGGCATGGTCACGTTCGACGGCGTCGTGCGGATGGCGGACGCGGTCGGCGGGGTCCAGGTCTGCCTCGCCACGCCGATCCACGACCACAACGTCTCCCCGGCGATCGACCTGCCCGCGGGTACCCGCTCGCTGTCGGGCGCCCAGGCCGCCGCGTTCCTCCGGTCGCGGGACGGCGTCGGCGACGGCAGTGACCTCGCGCGCATCAGCAACCAGCAGACGTTCATGTCCGCCCTCGCGCGCCAGGTCGTCTCGGCCGGGACGCTGACGAACCCCGCGAAGGTGCTCCGCCTGGCCGACACCGCGTTCCGCAGCATGACGCTCTCGGACACCCTGACGGATCCGCGGACCCTCGCGCGCCTCGCGCTGGCCGTCACGACGGTCGGCCTGTCGAACATGGTGTTCGTGCAGTACCCCGTGGTCGACGACCCCGAGGACCCGAACCGGGTCGACGTCGCGATGGACCCGGCGGGGATCCTGAACGCCGCGCTCCGTCATGACGACCCGATCGCGCTCTCGGCCGGCAGCCTCGGTCGCTCGGCCGTGGTCGACCCGAACCCGCCGAAGGCGGCCGCCCCGACCGCTCCGCCGTCGCACGCTGCGGGAGGCCCGTCCAAGCCGGCAACGGCGCCCTCGTCGGGTGCGTCCACCCCGAGCGCGCCGGCCACGACGGCGCAGCTCCCCGGGTCCGTGTCGGGGCAGAGCGCCGCCACGGTGACCTGCGCGGCCGGGCGGGACTGA
- a CDS encoding AraC family transcriptional regulator, protein MVESVRAWRPAVPLVREVLHAEHLEHAYPAHTHDSWTLLTVDDGAVVYELDGRRHHVKPGTLTVLPPGVPHTGRTATGGERYRKRVLYLEPEWLPAGTIGGAVHHPAFTDGTLAAGVASIHAALAQAAPTTAALAVEFGVLRLGARLRDAFGADATDRDDPVLARRFRAMLDEHLTEQLTIADAAAALHVHPAHLARVFSAAFRIAPHQYVSARRVDLARRLLLAGRRPVDAAAEAGFADQPHMTRQFRRVLGTTPGTFAAA, encoded by the coding sequence ATGGTCGAGTCCGTGCGCGCGTGGCGGCCCGCCGTGCCCCTGGTGCGCGAGGTGCTGCACGCGGAGCACCTCGAGCACGCGTACCCGGCGCACACGCACGACAGCTGGACCCTCCTGACGGTCGACGACGGTGCCGTCGTCTACGAACTCGACGGCCGACGGCACCACGTGAAGCCCGGGACGCTCACGGTCCTGCCGCCGGGCGTCCCGCACACCGGGCGCACCGCCACCGGCGGCGAGCGCTACCGCAAGCGGGTGCTGTACCTCGAACCGGAGTGGCTGCCGGCGGGGACGATCGGCGGCGCGGTCCACCACCCGGCGTTCACGGACGGGACGCTCGCGGCGGGCGTGGCCAGCATCCACGCCGCGCTCGCGCAGGCCGCGCCGACGACGGCCGCCCTGGCCGTCGAGTTCGGCGTCCTGCGCCTCGGCGCCCGGCTCCGCGACGCGTTCGGCGCGGACGCCACGGACCGCGACGACCCGGTCCTCGCCCGACGCTTCCGCGCGATGCTCGACGAGCACCTGACCGAGCAGCTCACCATCGCCGACGCGGCCGCCGCGCTGCACGTCCACCCGGCACACCTCGCCCGCGTGTTCTCGGCGGCGTTCCGGATCGCACCGCACCAGTACGTGTCGGCGCGGCGGGTCGACCTGGCGCGCCGACTCCTGCTCGCGGGGCGTCGCCCGGTCGACGCCGCCGCCGAGGCCGGGTTCGCGGACCAACCCCACATGACGCGGCAGTTCCGTCGCGTGCTCGGGACGACGCCGGGGACGTTCGCCGCGGCGTAG
- a CDS encoding PQQ-binding-like beta-propeller repeat protein: protein MTTHHDRDRRRGVRLRTLVVPVAVLLLAGCTAGRPSVAPTTPPPSAGAPAGTASTRSDGPSAPSGPSTGTGPSRAATSDSWPSYHGTATLTGAVPAGAPLDHATRRWSVDLGGTVQGQPVAADGRIVAATERNRVVALDPTTGHVLWSRTLGTPLTHVAAVAGCGDIDPLGITSTPAIDPATRIVYVVAEVDAGRGVVHHVLSGLDLATGRTVRTEDVDPPLPAGESPVHLLQRVSLAVANGRVYAGYGGNAGDCGHYHGWVVGVRESGAPDPVSFEVAPDGEGGAVWESGGGIAVGADGHLFVTTGNANPDPPQGGPDPERYTESVVELSPDLRPLAAFKDRVAGGDEDLSTSNPVLLPGGLVFAVGKTDTAFVLRQGDLSQVTAIRHVCGSDPDGAPAFDRRTDRVFVPCRGGGIQRVDLATRTLGPRLAGANSGPTLIGRHLWAVEYPTGTVSEWDPRSGRRLQTLHTGTALPTFATPTSVDGLLLVPTVHGVTAFAGRSS, encoded by the coding sequence ATGACGACCCATCACGATCGAGACCGACGGCGCGGGGTGCGCCTGCGCACGCTGGTCGTGCCCGTCGCCGTGCTGCTGCTCGCCGGGTGCACGGCCGGGAGGCCCTCCGTCGCGCCGACGACACCGCCTCCGTCCGCCGGAGCGCCTGCTGGTACCGCGTCGACGAGATCGGACGGACCGTCCGCCCCGTCCGGACCGTCGACGGGGACGGGACCGTCCCGAGCCGCCACGTCCGACTCGTGGCCGAGCTACCACGGCACCGCGACGCTGACGGGTGCGGTCCCCGCCGGGGCGCCTCTCGACCACGCGACGCGGAGGTGGTCGGTCGACCTCGGCGGCACCGTGCAGGGGCAGCCCGTCGCTGCGGACGGACGCATCGTCGCCGCCACCGAGCGGAACCGGGTCGTCGCCCTCGACCCCACGACCGGGCACGTGCTGTGGTCTCGGACGCTCGGCACACCGCTCACGCACGTCGCCGCCGTGGCGGGCTGTGGCGACATCGACCCACTCGGCATCACGAGCACGCCCGCGATCGACCCGGCGACGCGCATCGTGTACGTGGTCGCCGAGGTCGACGCCGGCCGGGGCGTCGTGCACCACGTGCTCTCGGGGCTCGACCTGGCCACGGGGCGGACGGTGCGGACCGAGGACGTCGACCCGCCCCTCCCGGCCGGCGAATCGCCGGTGCACCTGCTCCAGCGGGTGTCCCTGGCCGTGGCGAACGGCCGCGTCTACGCCGGCTACGGCGGCAACGCGGGGGACTGCGGGCACTACCACGGCTGGGTCGTCGGGGTGCGCGAGAGCGGCGCGCCGGACCCGGTGTCGTTCGAGGTCGCCCCGGACGGCGAGGGCGGAGCGGTCTGGGAGTCGGGCGGCGGCATCGCGGTCGGTGCCGACGGGCACCTGTTCGTCACGACGGGCAACGCGAACCCCGATCCGCCGCAGGGCGGCCCCGATCCCGAGCGGTACACCGAGAGCGTCGTGGAGCTGTCCCCGGACCTCCGGCCGCTCGCCGCGTTCAAGGACCGCGTCGCGGGCGGCGACGAGGACCTGTCGACGAGCAACCCCGTGCTGCTCCCGGGCGGGCTCGTGTTCGCCGTCGGGAAGACGGACACCGCGTTCGTGCTGCGGCAGGGAGACCTGTCGCAGGTGACCGCGATCCGCCACGTGTGCGGCAGCGACCCGGACGGCGCACCCGCGTTCGACCGCCGCACGGACCGCGTCTTCGTCCCCTGCCGAGGCGGCGGGATCCAGCGGGTCGACCTCGCGACGCGGACGCTCGGACCCCGACTGGCGGGTGCGAACAGCGGACCGACGCTGATCGGCAGGCACCTCTGGGCCGTCGAGTACCCGACGGGGACCGTCTCGGAGTGGGACCCGCGGTCCGGGCGCCGACTGCAGACCCTCCACACGGGGACGGCGTTGCCGACGTTCGCGACGCCGACGTCGGTGGACGGCCTCCTGCTCGTGCCCACGGTCCATGGTGTGACGGCGTTCGCCGGGCGGTCCTCGTAG
- a CDS encoding ABC-F family ATP-binding cassette domain-containing protein translates to MTATLVAKDLAGGHAARTLFDSLDLTVAPGDVIGVVGVNGAGKSTLLRLLAGVDEPLAGSVALSPKDAFVGWLPQEHERVEGETIGGYLARRTGCAAATAAMDDAAAALAEPTAGDAAGDDYAVALERWLASGAADLDERIPVVLADLGLDVDTGHGSLTVDSAMTSLSGGQAARVGLAALLLSRFDVVLLDEPTNDLDLDGLARLEEFVRGLRGGVVLVSHDREFLARSVTAVLELDLAQSSHRLFGGGYDAYLEERALARQHKRDAYEEYAATKADLVARARTQREWTSQGVRNAMRKSPDNDKLRRKASAESSEKQGQKVRQMESRIARLDEVEEPRKEWQLEFTIGTAPRSSSVVATLSEATYVQGDFTLGPVSLQVAARDRIGITGPNGAGKSTLLRALLGGQEPTSGTASTGSNVAVGEIDQARRRFTGATALAEVFEGLVPEMSTAEVRTLLAKFGLKADHVGRAAGELSPGERTRAGLALLQARGVNVLVLDEPTNHLDLPAIEQLEQALDAYDGTLLLVTHDRLMLETVRLDRRWHVEEGRVTEV, encoded by the coding sequence ATGACCGCCACGCTCGTCGCCAAGGACCTCGCCGGTGGGCACGCCGCTCGCACCCTCTTCGACTCGCTCGACCTGACCGTCGCGCCCGGTGACGTCATCGGCGTCGTCGGCGTGAACGGGGCCGGCAAGTCGACGCTGCTCCGCCTGCTCGCCGGGGTCGACGAACCCCTGGCGGGGTCGGTCGCGCTGTCGCCGAAGGACGCGTTCGTCGGCTGGCTGCCGCAGGAGCACGAGCGCGTCGAGGGCGAGACGATCGGCGGGTACCTCGCGCGACGCACCGGATGTGCGGCGGCGACCGCGGCGATGGACGATGCAGCCGCGGCGCTCGCCGAGCCCACCGCCGGTGACGCTGCTGGTGACGACTACGCGGTCGCGCTCGAACGGTGGCTCGCCTCCGGTGCGGCGGACCTCGACGAGCGCATCCCGGTCGTCCTCGCGGATCTCGGACTCGACGTCGACACGGGCCACGGCTCGCTCACGGTCGACTCGGCGATGACGTCGCTGTCCGGAGGCCAGGCGGCACGGGTGGGCCTCGCGGCGCTCCTGCTGTCGCGGTTCGACGTGGTGCTGCTCGACGAGCCGACGAACGACCTCGACCTCGACGGCCTGGCCCGGCTCGAGGAGTTCGTCCGGGGCCTGCGCGGCGGTGTCGTCCTGGTGAGCCACGACCGGGAGTTCCTGGCGCGCTCGGTCACGGCCGTGCTCGAGCTCGACCTGGCCCAGTCGTCGCACCGGCTGTTCGGCGGCGGGTACGACGCGTACCTCGAGGAGCGCGCGCTCGCCCGGCAGCACAAGCGGGACGCCTACGAGGAGTACGCGGCGACGAAGGCAGACCTCGTGGCCCGCGCGCGCACGCAGCGCGAGTGGACGAGCCAGGGCGTGCGGAACGCCATGCGGAAGAGCCCCGACAACGACAAGCTCCGCCGGAAGGCGTCGGCGGAGTCGAGCGAGAAGCAGGGGCAGAAGGTCCGCCAGATGGAGTCACGGATCGCCCGGCTCGACGAGGTCGAGGAGCCCCGCAAGGAGTGGCAGCTCGAGTTCACCATCGGCACGGCGCCGCGGTCGTCGTCGGTGGTCGCGACGCTGTCCGAGGCGACGTACGTGCAGGGCGACTTCACGCTCGGTCCGGTCTCGCTCCAGGTGGCCGCGCGCGACCGCATCGGGATCACGGGTCCGAACGGCGCAGGCAAGTCCACGCTGTTGCGGGCACTCCTCGGCGGGCAGGAGCCGACCTCCGGCACGGCGTCCACCGGGTCGAACGTGGCCGTCGGTGAGATCGACCAGGCGCGCAGGCGGTTCACGGGCGCCACGGCGCTCGCCGAGGTGTTCGAGGGGCTCGTGCCCGAGATGTCCACCGCCGAGGTGCGGACCCTCCTGGCCAAGTTCGGGTTGAAGGCCGACCACGTCGGTCGCGCCGCGGGGGAGTTGTCGCCGGGTGAGCGGACGCGCGCCGGTCTGGCGCTCCTCCAGGCCCGCGGGGTGAACGTGCTCGTGCTCGACGAGCCGACGAACCACCTGGACCTCCCCGCGATCGAGCAGCTCGAGCAGGCACTCGACGCCTACGACGGCACGCTGCTCCTGGTGACGCACGACCGCCTCATGCTCGAGACCGTGCGACTCGACCGCCGTTGGCACGTCGAGGAGGGCCGGGTCACGGAAGTCTGA
- a CDS encoding YdcF family protein, protein MTARAPLGFVVGLAAIVTGGLAVAEALTWFASRDLTADGPDDGAELVVVLGYRSSPRGRTNVVQRWRTGIALRSVSDHGRLVFTGGPTRGVRSEASVMAEDAVRRGFPADRVVLEEESRTTWENVRNTVDLLRTADTIRFASNTFHARRARRYLIRQAPELAGRLRPARDFVWGERPVLTTFLLVYELVRTRLRPS, encoded by the coding sequence GTGACAGCGCGCGCTCCCCTCGGGTTCGTCGTCGGCCTCGCCGCGATCGTCACGGGCGGGCTCGCCGTCGCGGAGGCCCTCACCTGGTTCGCATCGCGCGACCTGACCGCGGACGGTCCGGACGACGGCGCCGAACTCGTGGTGGTGCTCGGGTACCGGTCGAGTCCCCGCGGACGGACGAACGTGGTGCAGCGCTGGCGGACCGGGATCGCGCTCCGCAGTGTCTCCGACCACGGACGCCTCGTGTTCACAGGCGGCCCGACGCGGGGCGTGCGGTCGGAGGCCTCCGTGATGGCGGAGGACGCCGTGCGCCGGGGCTTCCCCGCCGATCGGGTGGTGCTCGAGGAGGAGTCGCGGACGACGTGGGAGAACGTCCGGAACACGGTGGACCTGCTGCGGACCGCGGACACGATCCGGTTCGCCTCGAACACGTTCCACGCGCGGCGAGCGCGCCGCTACCTGATCCGGCAGGCGCCCGAGCTCGCCGGTCGTCTGCGCCCGGCTCGTGACTTCGTCTGGGGGGAACGTCCGGTGCTCACGACGTTCCTGCTCGTGTACGAGCTGGTCAGGACCCGCCTGCGACCGTCTTGA
- the pgi gene encoding glucose-6-phosphate isomerase → MTESAPVDPTSTEAWRALAGIADGFTPDLRGWFDADPDRADRYTFQAADLTVDLSKGLVTEEILGHLLQLAQDVDVPGRYQAMIRGEHINVTEDRAVLHTALRRPAAGSDLVPPAGFEVDGQDVDADVQATLDKVYGFAEQVRSGAWKGVTGKRIETVVNIGIGGSDLGPVMVHEALKPYVQQGLEARFVSNIDPADIYEKTADLDPETTLFIVASKTFGTLETLTNARLARQWLWERLGAAGAIEDTDESRKDAVAKHFVAVSTALDKVAAFGIDPENAFGFWDWVGGRYSVDSAIGTSVVIAIGPDNWRDFLAGFHAVDEHMRTAPLEQNVPVLMGLLNVWYSNFLGAQSHAVLPYTQYLHRFAAYLQQLTMESNGKRVRWDGSPVTTDTGEVFWGEPGTNGQHAFYQLIHQGTRLIPADFIAVANPAHPLQDETGDGGAVQPGQDVHALFMANFFAQTKALAFGKTADEVRAEGTKESVVPAREFPGNRPTASILAPALTPSVVGQLIALYEHIVFTEGTIWGIDSFDQWGVELGKQLALQIAPAVDGDTEALASQDASTKALIAKYLELRG, encoded by the coding sequence TTGACCGAATCCGCTCCCGTCGATCCCACCTCGACCGAGGCCTGGCGCGCCCTGGCCGGCATCGCCGACGGCTTCACGCCGGACCTGCGTGGGTGGTTCGACGCCGACCCGGACCGGGCCGACCGGTACACCTTCCAGGCCGCCGACCTCACCGTCGACCTGTCGAAGGGCCTCGTGACCGAGGAGATCCTCGGCCACCTGCTGCAGCTCGCGCAGGACGTCGACGTCCCCGGCCGCTACCAGGCGATGATCCGCGGCGAGCACATCAACGTCACCGAGGACCGCGCCGTGCTCCACACCGCGCTGCGTCGTCCGGCCGCCGGTTCCGACCTGGTCCCGCCAGCGGGCTTCGAGGTCGACGGGCAGGACGTCGACGCCGACGTGCAGGCCACGCTCGACAAGGTGTACGGGTTCGCCGAGCAGGTGCGGTCAGGGGCGTGGAAGGGCGTCACCGGCAAGCGCATCGAGACCGTCGTCAACATCGGCATCGGCGGGTCGGACCTCGGCCCCGTCATGGTTCACGAGGCGCTCAAGCCATACGTGCAGCAGGGGCTCGAGGCCCGCTTCGTCTCGAACATCGACCCCGCCGACATCTACGAGAAGACCGCGGACCTCGACCCGGAGACGACGCTGTTCATCGTCGCGTCGAAGACCTTCGGCACGCTCGAGACCCTGACGAACGCCCGACTGGCCCGCCAGTGGCTGTGGGAGCGGCTCGGTGCCGCCGGTGCGATCGAGGACACCGACGAGTCCCGCAAGGACGCCGTCGCCAAGCACTTCGTCGCCGTCTCGACCGCGCTCGACAAGGTCGCCGCGTTCGGCATCGACCCGGAGAACGCGTTCGGGTTCTGGGACTGGGTGGGCGGCCGCTACTCGGTCGACTCGGCCATCGGCACGTCGGTCGTCATCGCGATCGGGCCGGACAACTGGCGCGACTTCCTCGCCGGGTTCCACGCGGTCGACGAGCACATGCGCACCGCGCCGCTCGAGCAGAACGTCCCCGTGCTCATGGGCCTGCTCAACGTCTGGTACTCGAACTTCCTCGGTGCCCAGAGCCACGCGGTCCTGCCGTACACGCAGTACCTGCACCGTTTCGCCGCCTACCTGCAGCAGCTCACGATGGAGTCGAACGGCAAGCGGGTCCGCTGGGACGGCTCCCCGGTCACGACCGACACCGGCGAGGTCTTCTGGGGCGAGCCGGGCACGAACGGCCAGCACGCCTTCTACCAGCTCATCCACCAGGGCACCCGGCTGATCCCGGCGGACTTCATCGCCGTCGCGAACCCGGCGCACCCGCTGCAGGACGAGACCGGTGACGGTGGCGCCGTGCAGCCCGGACAGGACGTCCACGCGCTGTTCATGGCGAACTTCTTCGCGCAGACCAAGGCGCTCGCGTTCGGCAAGACGGCGGACGAGGTCCGCGCCGAGGGCACGAAGGAGTCCGTCGTGCCGGCCCGCGAGTTCCCGGGCAACCGACCGACCGCGTCGATCCTCGCACCGGCACTCACGCCGAGCGTCGTCGGCCAGCTCATCGCGCTGTACGAGCACATCGTGTTCACCGAGGGCACGATCTGGGGCATCGACTCGTTCGACCAGTGGGGTGTCGAGCTCGGCAAGCAGCTCGCGCTGCAGATCGCTCCCGCGGTCGACGGCGACACCGAGGCGCTCGCGTCGCAGGACGCCTCGACGAAGGCGCTCATCGCGAAGTACCTCGAGCTGCGCGGCTGA
- a CDS encoding endo-1,4-beta-xylanase, with protein sequence MHETLPPPGSAARLGEAVLAVVDAAGTPQPAVPITVEQTRHAFVFGNIGFDFIGLANGEPDDVGTEALAQRYAEVFNTATLPFYWGRFEPERGAPDTTRLRAAARWFRDRGIALKGHPLVWHTVQPDWLLGLPLDEVERLQRSRIRREVADFAGLVDTWDAINEVVIMPVFDNGDNAITPLARARGRVPMIRMAFEEARATNPEARLLLNDFDLSSDYEHLVEEVLDAGITLDALGLQTHMHQGYWGEDTMLATVDRFARFGLPIHMTESSLVSGELMPAEIEDLNDHQVPSWPSTPEGEARQADEIDRHYRSLVGHEAVEAITYWGITDAGAWLGAPIGLVRADGSPKPSYDALRRLVRDAWWLRPTELVTDGRGEVRVSGFRGDYAARLAGTTTPFTLGSDAQRIALTVPAA encoded by the coding sequence ATGCACGAGACCCTCCCCCCGCCCGGCTCGGCCGCACGGCTCGGCGAGGCCGTCCTCGCCGTCGTCGACGCCGCCGGCACCCCGCAGCCCGCCGTCCCGATCACCGTCGAGCAGACCCGCCACGCCTTCGTGTTCGGCAACATCGGCTTCGACTTCATCGGCCTGGCGAACGGCGAGCCCGACGACGTCGGGACCGAGGCGCTGGCGCAGCGGTACGCCGAGGTGTTCAACACGGCGACCCTCCCCTTCTACTGGGGACGGTTCGAACCGGAGCGGGGCGCGCCCGACACCACGCGCCTCCGGGCCGCGGCGCGGTGGTTCCGCGACCGTGGGATCGCGCTCAAGGGCCATCCGCTCGTCTGGCACACCGTGCAGCCGGACTGGCTGCTCGGCCTGCCGCTCGACGAGGTGGAGCGACTGCAGCGCTCGCGCATCCGGCGTGAGGTCGCCGACTTCGCCGGGCTCGTCGACACCTGGGACGCGATCAACGAGGTCGTCATCATGCCGGTGTTCGACAACGGCGACAATGCCATCACACCCCTCGCCCGCGCCCGGGGCCGCGTGCCGATGATCCGGATGGCGTTCGAGGAGGCCCGTGCGACGAACCCGGAGGCCCGGCTCCTGCTCAACGACTTCGACCTGTCGAGCGACTACGAACACCTCGTCGAGGAGGTCCTCGACGCGGGGATCACGCTCGACGCCCTCGGTCTGCAGACGCACATGCACCAGGGCTACTGGGGCGAGGACACGATGCTCGCGACGGTCGACCGGTTCGCGCGGTTCGGCCTCCCGATCCACATGACCGAGTCCTCGCTCGTGTCCGGCGAACTCATGCCCGCGGAGATCGAGGACCTCAACGACCACCAGGTGCCGTCATGGCCGTCGACACCCGAGGGCGAGGCGCGGCAGGCCGACGAGATCGACCGGCACTACCGGAGCCTCGTGGGGCACGAGGCCGTCGAGGCCATCACGTACTGGGGCATCACCGACGCGGGCGCGTGGCTCGGCGCGCCGATCGGACTCGTCCGGGCGGACGGCTCCCCCAAGCCCTCCTACGACGCGCTGCGCCGCCTCGTCCGCGACGCGTGGTGGCTCCGACCGACCGAACTCGTCACCGACGGACGCGGTGAGGTCCGTGTGAGCGGCTTCCGCGGCGACTATGCGGCACGGCTCGCCGGCACGACGACGCCCTTCACGCTCGGATCGGACGCGCAGCGGATCGCCCTGACCGTCCCGGCTGCCTGA
- a CDS encoding DUF2000 family protein, which produces MAPLDDTTTEPVRFDTKVVVVLHDDLLPWQELNVTAFLTSGIATSEPDLVGEPYADADGNRYLPMLRQPVMVMSAGPEVLAAARTRALTRGVPLALYTRDLFATGHDAANRAAVAAVAADDLDLVGIAVRGPRNAVDKITKGARMHA; this is translated from the coding sequence ATGGCACCGCTCGACGACACCACCACCGAACCCGTCCGCTTCGACACGAAGGTCGTCGTGGTGCTCCACGACGACCTGCTGCCCTGGCAGGAGCTCAACGTCACCGCGTTCCTGACGAGCGGCATCGCCACGAGTGAGCCGGACCTCGTCGGGGAGCCCTACGCGGACGCGGACGGCAACCGGTACCTCCCGATGCTCCGGCAGCCGGTGATGGTGATGTCGGCCGGCCCCGAGGTCCTCGCCGCCGCGCGGACCCGGGCGCTCACCCGCGGCGTCCCGCTCGCCCTGTACACGCGCGACCTGTTCGCGACGGGGCACGACGCCGCCAACCGCGCAGCCGTCGCCGCCGTGGCGGCCGACGACCTCGATCTGGTCGGCATCGCCGTGCGCGGGCCCCGGAACGCGGTGGACAAGATCACGAAGGGTGCGCGCATGCACGCCTGA